One part of the Desulfuromonas acetoxidans DSM 684 genome encodes these proteins:
- the ndk gene encoding nucleoside-diphosphate kinase encodes MERTFAIIKPDAFAAGSAGKIIARIYEEGFKIVGLKKLYMSKVEAEGFYYVHKERPFFGELTDFMSSGPCVVMALEADNAIAKWRDLMGATNPAEAAEGTLRREFGSSIGENATHGSDAPETAAFELSYFFNGLELL; translated from the coding sequence ATGGAAAGAACTTTTGCTATCATCAAGCCTGATGCATTCGCCGCTGGATCTGCCGGTAAAATCATTGCCCGCATTTACGAAGAAGGTTTTAAGATTGTTGGTCTGAAAAAACTCTATATGAGCAAAGTTGAAGCTGAAGGTTTCTACTATGTGCATAAAGAGCGCCCCTTCTTTGGCGAGTTGACTGATTTTATGAGCAGTGGTCCCTGCGTTGTTATGGCTCTTGAAGCGGACAATGCCATTGCCAAATGGCGTGATCTTATGGGTGCCACCAATCCGGCCGAAGCTGCTGAAGGTACGCTGCGCCGCGAATTCGGTAGCAGCATTGGCGAGAATGCTACCCACGGTTCCGATGCTCCGGAAACAGCTGCTTTTGAGCTGTCTTACTTCTTCAACGGCTTGGAGCTGCTGTAA
- a CDS encoding universal stress protein yields MKELKTIVFATDFSDCSSEAFEYAQSISRAVGSKLVLVHVICEPVDLRGFYVPHISFDVLEKEIEDGANRMMDEFCREHMTDADTYETRVVPGVAYTEIIAQAEDLNADLIILGTQGRSGLDHMLFGSTAEKVVRKSPIPVMTVSNR; encoded by the coding sequence ATGAAAGAACTGAAAACCATTGTCTTTGCAACGGATTTTTCCGATTGCTCCAGCGAAGCGTTCGAGTATGCCCAGTCAATCAGTCGCGCGGTTGGTTCCAAGCTGGTTCTGGTGCATGTCATTTGTGAGCCGGTGGATCTGCGTGGTTTCTACGTGCCGCATATCTCATTTGATGTTCTCGAAAAAGAGATTGAAGATGGGGCGAATCGGATGATGGATGAGTTTTGCCGTGAGCATATGACCGATGCGGATACTTATGAGACCCGTGTTGTTCCAGGTGTGGCTTATACCGAGATTATCGCCCAGGCTGAAGATCTGAACGCCGATTTGATCATTCTGGGAACTCAGGGGCGTTCAGGTCTTGATCATATGCTGTTCGGCAGCACAGCTGAAAAGGTTGTGCGCAAGTCACCAATCCCGGTGATGACGGTAAGTAATCGTTAA
- a CDS encoding purine-nucleoside phosphorylase, translated as MVGPSAKPAAWHPRLAGVAPCETAIILGSGWSSWAENLVIECSLDYSEVFRTQENSIANVPGHAGKLHVATWGECRLLVFQGRFHLYQGLTAAQVSQTAQLAHAMGTQRLVLTNAVGGIAPELMAGSFVIIKDHLNFQGDNPLRGLSPSPFIDLCNLYCTDFYPDLKIWADQQGIALHRGVLAAVVGPSYETPAEIRALERLGADVVSMSMVPEAIMARYLGLEVVGLSLVTNPAAGLSTDPLQHQEVLQCGQDAQAHSSLLLDQLLSYWTAAH; from the coding sequence ATGGTTGGACCGTCGGCAAAACCCGCCGCATGGCATCCGCGCCTGGCCGGGGTCGCTCCCTGTGAGACGGCGATTATTCTCGGTTCAGGCTGGAGTAGTTGGGCTGAAAACCTGGTGATTGAATGCTCTCTGGACTATTCAGAGGTTTTTCGAACTCAGGAGAATTCTATTGCCAACGTGCCCGGTCATGCCGGTAAGCTGCATGTTGCTACCTGGGGTGAGTGTCGCCTGCTGGTGTTTCAGGGCCGGTTTCATCTTTATCAGGGGCTTACGGCAGCTCAGGTTTCGCAAACGGCGCAGTTGGCCCATGCCATGGGGACCCAACGTCTGGTTTTAACCAATGCCGTTGGCGGTATTGCTCCGGAATTGATGGCTGGTAGTTTTGTTATTATTAAAGATCATCTCAATTTCCAGGGTGATAACCCGTTACGAGGTCTCTCGCCCAGTCCATTTATTGATCTGTGCAATCTCTATTGCACCGATTTTTATCCGGATTTGAAAATTTGGGCCGACCAGCAGGGGATCGCGCTGCATCGGGGAGTGCTCGCCGCGGTTGTCGGCCCCAGTTATGAAACCCCGGCTGAAATCCGTGCCTTGGAACGGTTGGGTGCCGACGTGGTATCTATGTCCATGGTGCCCGAAGCGATCATGGCTCGTTATCTCGGTCTTGAGGTGGTGGGGCTCTCGCTGGTCACCAATCCTGCGGCAGGGCTCAGTACTGACCCCCTCCAGCACCAGGAAGTGCTGCAGTGCGGACAGGATGCTCAGGCTCATTCCTCTTTATTGCTAGACCAATTGTTGTCGTACTGGACCGCTGCCCACTAG
- the mtnP gene encoding S-methyl-5'-thioadenosine phosphorylase, with product MAQAVIGVIGGSGLYEMENLQQVEEVRLQTPFGEPSDAYITGMLGDVKLVFLPRHGRGHRLLPSEVPYRANIYGMKMLGVEQIISVSAVGSMKEEIVPGHIVIPDQFFDRTTKRASTFFGDGVVGHIQFADPVCPSLSEIIHDAAHKAGATVHNGGTYICIEGPNFSTRAESLVFRSWGVDVIGMTNLPEARLAREAEICYATVALATDYDCWHQDHDDVSVEAVIEVIHQNVAMAKKIVAEAATLIGEKKACGCGEALKYAVMTDPGQIPAATRQRLDLLLGHYLEEKS from the coding sequence ATGGCGCAAGCGGTGATAGGAGTGATCGGCGGCAGCGGCCTGTATGAAATGGAAAACCTGCAACAGGTGGAGGAAGTTCGCCTGCAGACCCCTTTTGGAGAACCTTCGGATGCCTATATTACCGGTATGCTCGGTGATGTAAAGTTGGTGTTTTTACCGCGCCATGGGCGTGGCCATCGCCTGTTGCCCTCGGAAGTGCCGTATCGGGCTAATATTTATGGGATGAAGATGCTCGGGGTGGAACAGATTATCTCGGTGTCTGCGGTTGGCAGTATGAAAGAAGAGATTGTTCCCGGTCATATTGTTATCCCCGACCAGTTTTTCGATCGTACCACCAAACGGGCATCGACCTTTTTTGGTGACGGCGTTGTCGGTCATATTCAGTTTGCTGACCCGGTGTGTCCGTCGTTGTCCGAGATTATTCACGATGCTGCGCACAAGGCCGGAGCGACTGTGCATAACGGGGGAACCTACATCTGTATCGAAGGGCCGAACTTTTCGACCCGCGCCGAATCGCTGGTATTTCGCAGTTGGGGTGTTGACGTTATCGGTATGACCAACCTTCCCGAAGCACGGTTGGCCCGCGAAGCGGAAATCTGCTATGCCACGGTGGCGCTGGCCACCGATTATGATTGCTGGCATCAGGATCACGACGACGTGTCTGTTGAGGCTGTTATCGAAGTGATCCATCAAAATGTGGCCATGGCAAAAAAAATTGTTGCGGAAGCGGCCACGTTGATTGGAGAGAAAAAAGCCTGCGGTTGTGGCGAGGCACTGAAATATGCGGTGATGACCGATCCCGGTCAAATTCCGGCGGCAACCCGTCAACGTCTTGATCTGTTGCTCGGGCATTATCTGGAGGAAAAGTCATGA
- the rph gene encoding ribonuclease PH: MRADQRQPDQLRPVTFQRGYTRYAEGSVLVSFGDTVVLCNATVEESVPPFMRGEGRGWVTAEYAMLPRATHSRNSREAARGKVGGRTHEIQRLIGRALRAVIDFDALGERTIRLDCDVLQADGGTRTASITGAYVALAEAVNGLLRDGVLTVSPLKDSLAAISVGIVDGQPLLDLNYGEDSKADVDMNIVMTGSGAFVEVQGTAEAEPFTAQQLDAMRALAMKGCAELAGMQRAALEG; this comes from the coding sequence ATACGTGCCGATCAACGTCAACCCGATCAATTACGTCCGGTAACTTTTCAACGTGGTTATACCCGCTATGCAGAAGGCTCTGTGTTGGTCTCCTTTGGCGATACTGTTGTGTTGTGTAATGCCACGGTTGAGGAGAGTGTGCCTCCATTTATGCGTGGTGAAGGGCGCGGCTGGGTCACGGCGGAATATGCCATGCTGCCCAGAGCAACCCACAGCCGTAATTCTCGAGAAGCTGCGCGTGGCAAAGTCGGGGGGCGCACCCATGAAATTCAACGGCTTATCGGTCGTGCGTTACGCGCCGTGATCGATTTTGATGCTCTTGGCGAACGGACCATCCGGCTGGATTGTGATGTGCTTCAGGCCGATGGCGGTACGCGTACCGCTTCCATTACCGGAGCTTATGTGGCGTTGGCTGAGGCCGTGAATGGTCTGCTGCGCGACGGTGTGTTGACGGTTTCTCCGCTTAAAGATTCGTTGGCCGCCATCAGTGTCGGTATTGTCGATGGCCAGCCGTTGCTCGATCTGAATTATGGCGAAGACTCCAAGGCCGATGTTGATATGAATATCGTCATGACCGGTTCCGGTGCCTTTGTTGAAGTTCAGGGGACAGCGGAAGCCGAACCCTTTACTGCCCAGCAGCTTGATGCCATGCGTGCACTGGCCATGAAGGGGTGTGCTGAATTGGCCGGAATGCAGCGGGCAGCTCTGGAGGGGTAA
- a CDS encoding N-acetylmuramoyl-L-alanine amidase, whose protein sequence is MRRFLLVLIVLLWTSQACFAAVELSREGKPPQLLSEVYHHQGMPYLAIDDVLPALGLRGYWNSVAHQYVISTPSGKATFFPGGQYLKLGERFLPITHPARFIDGRLRVSENFVLEQLGTLLPYALYYRNLDPELAVPESSEGALDKLFAFLLQKKKASTEPALRAVAIDPGHGGEETGAIGLNGVKEKNIVLDVAQHLEKQVKMKLGIPVYLSRNDDYSLSFDQHLQSARHDNVDAFLLLHAQASLSPQPHGIHLYVRPGEDSFSASMPSAQDKPSSMMLALRLSEALRDAGFQVQEVTQAPLLPLVPGDLPTVLIELGYLSHQGDYDLLTREDGQARLAAALFAGLQKFASQP, encoded by the coding sequence ATGCGTCGTTTTTTACTGGTGCTGATTGTACTGCTGTGGACATCCCAGGCGTGTTTTGCCGCGGTTGAGCTGTCCCGTGAAGGCAAGCCCCCGCAACTATTATCCGAAGTTTATCATCATCAGGGGATGCCGTATCTGGCCATTGACGATGTGCTTCCGGCCTTGGGTTTGCGTGGGTATTGGAATTCCGTGGCGCATCAGTATGTGATTTCGACACCGTCCGGTAAAGCCACTTTTTTCCCCGGTGGACAGTATCTGAAATTGGGAGAACGCTTTTTGCCGATCACCCACCCGGCACGTTTTATTGACGGCCGTTTACGGGTCAGTGAAAATTTTGTCCTTGAACAGCTGGGCACTCTTTTGCCCTATGCCCTTTATTATCGCAATCTGGATCCTGAACTCGCGGTTCCGGAATCATCTGAAGGTGCCCTGGATAAATTATTTGCTTTTTTGCTGCAGAAGAAGAAAGCGAGCACCGAACCGGCTCTGCGTGCTGTGGCCATTGATCCCGGACATGGTGGCGAAGAAACCGGTGCCATCGGCCTCAACGGTGTCAAAGAGAAAAATATTGTTCTCGATGTTGCCCAACATCTGGAAAAACAGGTGAAAATGAAGCTGGGCATTCCGGTTTATCTCAGCCGCAACGACGATTATTCTCTCAGTTTTGATCAGCATTTACAGAGCGCGCGCCACGATAACGTCGATGCCTTTTTGTTGTTGCATGCCCAGGCCTCGTTAAGTCCGCAGCCGCATGGCATTCACCTCTATGTGCGTCCCGGTGAGGACAGTTTCAGTGCGTCAATGCCATCGGCTCAAGACAAACCGAGCAGCATGATGCTGGCGCTGCGTTTGAGCGAGGCGTTGCGCGACGCTGGATTTCAGGTGCAGGAAGTGACGCAGGCGCCGTTGTTGCCTCTGGTGCCTGGTGACCTGCCGACGGTTTTGATCGAATTGGGTTATCTGTCCCATCAGGGAGATTACGATCTGTTAACCCGTGAAGATGGTCAGGCCCGACTTGCCGCCGCATTGTTTGCCGGTTTGCAGAAATTTGCTTCTCAGCCTTGA
- a CDS encoding PfkB family carbohydrate kinase: MSILVVGSVAFDSVETPFGKADDVLGGSGTYFSTSASFFTDVNLVAVVGEDFPSEHVDFLRSRNIDLTGLTTAPGKTFRWAGSYGYDLNEATTLDTQLNVFASFSPQLPEAYLDADYVFLANIDPELQLDVLKQVVRPKLVACDTMNFWIEGKRDALINTLKYVDVLLINEGEVRQLAAEANVVKAAQKVLDMGPKTLVVKRGEYGALMFTEHGVFSAPAYPLENVFDPTGAGDTFAGGFMGYLAGVQDMSDAAMRQAIIFGSVMASFNVEMFSLERMKSLEYAEIEDRYRKFQLLTRFSGIDE, from the coding sequence ATGAGTATTCTGGTCGTTGGGTCCGTTGCCTTTGACAGTGTTGAGACCCCGTTTGGTAAAGCGGATGATGTTTTGGGCGGCTCGGGCACCTATTTTTCGACGTCGGCGAGTTTTTTTACCGATGTGAATCTGGTGGCTGTGGTTGGTGAGGATTTTCCTTCCGAACATGTTGATTTCCTGCGTTCGCGAAATATTGACCTGACCGGACTGACCACGGCACCAGGAAAAACTTTCCGCTGGGCCGGCAGCTACGGTTATGACCTCAATGAAGCTACCACCCTTGATACCCAGCTCAATGTGTTTGCCAGTTTCAGCCCGCAGTTGCCGGAAGCTTATCTTGATGCGGATTACGTTTTTCTCGCCAACATTGATCCCGAGCTGCAACTGGATGTTCTCAAGCAGGTGGTGCGGCCTAAACTGGTGGCCTGTGACACCATGAACTTCTGGATTGAGGGCAAGCGTGATGCCCTGATAAATACTCTCAAATATGTTGATGTGCTGCTGATCAACGAAGGTGAAGTACGCCAACTGGCCGCTGAGGCCAATGTGGTGAAAGCAGCACAGAAGGTTCTGGACATGGGACCGAAAACTCTGGTGGTAAAACGGGGCGAGTATGGTGCCCTGATGTTTACCGAGCATGGCGTGTTCTCGGCTCCGGCGTATCCTCTGGAGAATGTTTTTGATCCCACCGGAGCCGGTGATACTTTTGCCGGTGGTTTTATGGGCTATCTGGCAGGCGTGCAGGATATGTCTGATGCCGCCATGCGTCAGGCAATCATTTTCGGTAGTGTTATGGCATCGTTCAATGTTGAGATGTTCAGTCTGGAACGGATGAAGAGTTTGGAATATGCGGAGATTGAGGACCGTTACCGTAAATTCCAGTTGTTGACCCGTTTTTCCGGAATTGATGAATAA
- a CDS encoding tetratricopeptide repeat protein, whose translation MMRLIVWSVLMVALVVGGCGPTTKPKDEVRAHHKMGQSYLARKEYSKALNELLTAEKLAPDDAAIQANLAEAYYGKRAYELSEQHFKESLLLDPDNPNVENNLAALYLDMQRWDDAAHLFRKVSDNLLFPFRVRSLTGLGLAYQRGGNYIKAILAFNEALESAPGSTGIMALQAQTYMRMAKYDLARTQLKKVLKLAPEFSAARLMLGECYLYLEDNEAAAEQFREVANREDGTERGDKAREYLKLLQDPS comes from the coding sequence ATGATGCGTCTGATTGTCTGGAGTGTGCTGATGGTTGCCCTTGTTGTCGGCGGTTGTGGCCCGACGACAAAACCGAAAGATGAAGTGCGTGCTCACCACAAGATGGGGCAATCCTATCTGGCGAGGAAAGAATACAGCAAAGCCCTGAACGAATTGCTGACGGCAGAAAAACTGGCACCGGATGATGCCGCTATTCAGGCTAACTTGGCAGAAGCGTATTATGGTAAACGCGCCTACGAGCTGTCGGAACAACATTTCAAAGAATCTCTTTTGTTGGATCCCGATAACCCCAATGTTGAGAATAACCTGGCCGCCCTGTACCTGGATATGCAGCGTTGGGATGATGCCGCCCACCTGTTTCGCAAGGTGTCGGACAACCTGCTGTTCCCCTTCCGGGTGCGCTCTCTGACAGGCCTAGGCTTGGCCTATCAACGTGGCGGCAATTATATCAAAGCGATTCTGGCGTTTAACGAAGCCCTTGAAAGCGCGCCAGGCAGTACCGGCATCATGGCGTTGCAGGCCCAGACCTATATGCGGATGGCGAAATATGACTTGGCCCGCACGCAGTTGAAAAAAGTCTTGAAGTTGGCCCCGGAGTTCTCTGCAGCGCGTCTGATGCTCGGTGAGTGTTATCTCTACCTGGAGGATAATGAGGCGGCTGCTGAACAATTCCGTGAGGTGGCCAACCGTGAAGACGGCACTGAACGCGGTGACAAAGCGCGTGAATATCTGAAGCTGTTACAGGATCCGTCCTGA
- a CDS encoding XTP/dITP diphosphatase, which yields MQLVVATQNQGKLKEIRRVLADCGIEVVGMDSFADLVPAQEDGETFADNAHKKALAIARQTGMLCLADDSGLTVAALDGRPGVYSARYAGEGSTDAQNNALLIEELAGVPEPRRQAAFWCVMALCTPDDDCQLFEGRIEGRILDQAQGQGGFGYDPLFFVESHGCTMAELPLDEKNRISHRGQALQKVVAALKSL from the coding sequence ATGCAGTTGGTTGTGGCGACACAGAATCAGGGGAAGTTGAAAGAGATCCGCCGTGTTCTGGCGGATTGTGGCATTGAGGTGGTCGGCATGGACTCCTTTGCCGACTTGGTCCCAGCGCAGGAGGATGGCGAGACCTTTGCTGATAACGCCCACAAGAAAGCCCTTGCCATTGCCCGGCAGACCGGCATGCTGTGTTTGGCCGATGATTCCGGACTGACGGTTGCTGCTCTGGATGGTCGCCCTGGGGTTTATTCAGCCCGTTATGCCGGCGAGGGTTCCACGGATGCCCAGAATAATGCGTTGTTAATCGAGGAATTGGCTGGTGTGCCTGAACCGCGACGACAGGCGGCGTTTTGGTGCGTGATGGCTCTGTGTACCCCTGATGACGACTGTCAGTTGTTTGAGGGGCGTATTGAAGGCCGGATTCTTGACCAGGCTCAAGGCCAGGGCGGGTTTGGCTATGACCCGTTGTTCTTTGTCGAATCCCACGGTTGTACCATGGCAGAGTTGCCGCTGGATGAGAAGAATCGGATCAGTCACCGTGGACAGGCGTTGCAAAAAGTTGTTGCCGCACTGAAATCACTGTAA
- the rlmN gene encoding 23S rRNA (adenine(2503)-C(2))-methyltransferase RlmN translates to MEKLDLKNFSPDELLEFLSGMGKERFRCEQLLRWIYKRGVTDLDEMTDLSKTLRAELKEKSYISDWQPEVVETSADGTRKYLFRLDDGQSIETVRIPMDNDRSTLCISSQVGCAMDCDFCVTGSFGFIRNLTAAEIVNQVCAVAKEGSINNIVLMGMGEPLHNLDNVVRALKIFYAAAGFDYSSRKVTLSTCGLVPQMKELGERIVVNLAVSLNATTNEVRDKLMPINRRYPLEELMDACRRFPMASHRRITFEYILIRDLNDSLADAKRLVKLMHGIRGKINLIPFNEHEGSPYRCPDQATIEAFQTYLLNRDIVAIRRASKGQDISAACGQLKGKLEKQS, encoded by the coding sequence GTGGAAAAGCTTGATCTGAAAAATTTCAGCCCTGACGAACTTCTTGAGTTTTTATCCGGTATGGGCAAAGAGCGTTTTCGCTGTGAGCAGTTGCTGCGCTGGATTTATAAGCGTGGCGTCACAGATCTCGACGAAATGACCGATCTGTCCAAAACGCTGCGCGCGGAGCTTAAAGAAAAATCATACATCTCCGATTGGCAACCTGAAGTGGTGGAAACCAGCGCCGACGGCACGCGTAAATATCTGTTTCGTCTTGACGACGGTCAAAGTATCGAGACGGTGCGCATCCCCATGGACAATGACCGATCGACCCTGTGCATTTCCTCCCAGGTTGGTTGCGCCATGGATTGCGATTTTTGCGTGACCGGTTCTTTTGGTTTCATCCGCAACCTCACCGCTGCTGAGATTGTCAATCAGGTGTGTGCTGTGGCCAAAGAGGGCTCGATCAATAATATCGTTCTGATGGGTATGGGGGAACCGCTGCATAACCTTGACAATGTGGTGCGGGCTCTGAAGATCTTTTACGCGGCAGCCGGGTTTGATTACAGCTCGCGCAAAGTGACGTTATCCACCTGTGGTCTGGTGCCGCAGATGAAGGAATTGGGCGAACGGATTGTCGTCAACCTGGCGGTATCACTCAATGCAACCACCAATGAGGTACGTGACAAGCTGATGCCGATTAATCGCCGTTATCCTCTCGAAGAGTTGATGGATGCCTGCCGCCGCTTTCCCATGGCGTCTCATCGGCGGATCACCTTCGAATATATCCTTATCCGGGATCTCAATGATTCATTGGCCGATGCTAAACGGCTGGTCAAATTGATGCACGGCATTCGTGGCAAGATTAATCTGATTCCGTTTAACGAGCATGAGGGTAGCCCTTACCGTTGCCCGGACCAAGCAACCATTGAGGCGTTTCAGACCTACCTGCTCAACCGGGATATCGTGGCAATCCGGCGAGCCAGTAAAGGGCAGGATATTTCGGCGGCGTGTGGACAGCTCAAAGGGAAATTGGAAAAACAGTCATAA
- a CDS encoding GGDEF domain-containing protein — MTIDSSSYKQILDNLSEPVYFADTDRRILYWNNAAEQLTGYAAEEVIGSLCKDGPLHHVDVKNVPLCENYCPLKTCIDTGLPQEKLVFVAHKDGRRLPIFVKTSAVFDANGKVVGAVETFSDATEMLEMRELNSELRRQTHLDALTGIPNRQAFMDAMDREWFRFKRYKTPFSVLALDVDYFKQFNDAYGRSTGDKVLQWLVKRLRSSLRRADILGRIEGDKFMILLSYSNRKSTMKVANMVLDIIRREPCLDLPIAMTVSIGAVTIEENETMDQLMDRVEKALERSKEMGRNQVTFWG, encoded by the coding sequence ATGACTATTGATTCGTCCAGCTATAAGCAGATTTTGGATAACCTGTCTGAGCCGGTTTATTTTGCCGATACGGACAGACGGATTTTATATTGGAATAACGCAGCGGAACAGCTGACCGGATATGCGGCGGAAGAAGTGATTGGCTCTCTGTGCAAGGATGGTCCCTTGCATCATGTGGATGTCAAGAATGTGCCCTTGTGTGAAAACTATTGTCCGCTGAAGACCTGCATTGATACCGGTCTGCCTCAGGAAAAACTGGTATTTGTCGCACACAAGGATGGGCGTCGCTTGCCGATCTTTGTTAAAACCAGTGCCGTGTTTGACGCTAATGGTAAAGTGGTTGGCGCAGTTGAGACTTTTTCCGATGCTACGGAAATGCTTGAGATGCGCGAACTCAACAGCGAGTTGCGGCGTCAGACCCACCTGGATGCCTTGACAGGCATTCCCAACCGTCAGGCGTTTATGGACGCCATGGATCGTGAATGGTTCCGGTTCAAGCGCTACAAGACACCGTTCTCTGTTCTGGCTCTTGATGTCGACTATTTCAAGCAATTCAATGATGCCTATGGCCGTTCAACCGGTGACAAAGTGTTGCAGTGGTTGGTGAAGCGGTTGCGGTCCTCATTGCGTCGTGCGGATATTCTGGGGCGGATCGAAGGGGACAAGTTCATGATTCTGTTGTCCTACTCGAATCGCAAGTCGACGATGAAAGTCGCCAACATGGTGCTGGATATTATTCGTCGTGAGCCGTGTCTTGATCTGCCTATTGCCATGACGGTCAGCATCGGTGCTGTAACGATTGAAGAAAATGAGACCATGGATCAATTGATGGACCGAGTGGAAAAAGCGCTGGAACGTTCCAAGGAGATGGGGCGCAATCAAGTGACCTTCTGGGGTTGA
- a CDS encoding response regulator: protein MTTEHILVIDDEKAILDLCRMILSSRGYEVRTAASGMEGLRLIAEQPPSLVLLDYMMPVMDGMSVLKQIRQDYPDVYVIMFTGKGSETVAVEVMKAGASDYVLKPFNNHDLLDRIDSVLKFRRIELINRSLEQERAQLQQEIQAWNRELEMRVAEKTRELEQAHNEIVQAEKLATVGHLSAGMAHEIRNPLNSIGLFAQLLATGIDPGDELAEYPEKILKEIDRIDAILLKLLAASKQHKVDTQPVSLDEVIHDVADLFRPQFSQQGVDLDLYLQQVPKLVGDQDEFVQIFTNLFVNALQAMADGGLLSVEMEQQGDRIYVEVSDNGSGIAQENLSKVFDPFFTTKSKGTGFGLSVVLRIVKNYHGSIRVSSILGKGTSFYLEFPVHNSDITEKAAG from the coding sequence ATGACGACGGAACATATTCTAGTCATTGATGATGAAAAAGCGATTCTCGATCTCTGTCGCATGATTCTGAGCAGTCGCGGTTATGAGGTGCGAACGGCGGCATCCGGTATGGAGGGGTTGCGCCTGATTGCTGAACAGCCGCCTTCTCTGGTGCTGTTGGACTATATGATGCCGGTGATGGACGGTATGAGCGTTCTCAAGCAGATTCGCCAGGACTACCCCGATGTTTATGTCATCATGTTTACCGGCAAAGGCAGTGAAACCGTTGCCGTTGAAGTAATGAAAGCCGGAGCTTCCGACTATGTTCTTAAGCCGTTCAACAATCACGATCTGCTTGACCGCATTGATTCAGTCCTCAAATTCCGGCGCATAGAGCTGATCAATCGCAGTCTGGAACAGGAACGCGCGCAACTGCAGCAGGAGATTCAGGCCTGGAACCGCGAGTTGGAGATGCGGGTTGCCGAAAAAACCCGTGAACTGGAGCAGGCGCACAACGAAATTGTTCAGGCCGAGAAACTGGCAACCGTTGGCCATCTGTCCGCAGGGATGGCGCACGAAATCCGTAATCCCCTTAATTCCATCGGTCTGTTTGCACAGCTTTTGGCAACCGGTATTGATCCTGGTGATGAGTTGGCCGAATACCCGGAGAAGATCCTCAAGGAGATTGACCGGATTGATGCCATTTTGCTTAAGTTACTGGCGGCCTCGAAACAGCATAAAGTGGATACGCAACCGGTCTCACTTGACGAGGTGATCCACGATGTGGCTGACCTGTTTCGCCCTCAGTTCAGCCAGCAGGGTGTTGACCTTGATCTTTACTTGCAACAAGTGCCGAAACTGGTCGGGGATCAGGACGAATTTGTCCAGATCTTCACCAATCTGTTTGTCAATGCTTTGCAGGCCATGGCTGATGGCGGTTTACTTAGTGTTGAGATGGAGCAGCAGGGTGACAGGATCTATGTTGAGGTTAGCGATAACGGCAGTGGTATCGCCCAGGAAAACCTGTCAAAAGTGTTTGATCCCTTTTTTACCACCAAGAGCAAGGGAACCGGATTTGGCCTCTCTGTGGTGCTGCGCATTGTCAAAAATTATCATGGCAGCATTCGTGTCAGCAGCATCCTGGGCAAGGGCACCTCTTTTTATCTGGAATTTCCTGTTCACAATAGTGATATCACTGAAAAGGCGGCTGGCTGA
- a CDS encoding response regulator, translating into MGFAKYKILVVDDEENSRVCLGKLLTQAGYDATCVSGGHEALDYLEHHPVNIVLSDIRMPDMDGLSLLNEIHEHYPETRVVMVTAHGEVETYLEAVNLGACDFVHKPVRFNELKLVLEKLSITHALQLS; encoded by the coding sequence GTGGGATTTGCAAAATATAAAATTCTTGTGGTGGATGATGAAGAAAACAGCCGCGTTTGTCTTGGCAAGCTGTTGACGCAGGCAGGCTATGATGCCACCTGTGTTTCCGGTGGACATGAAGCGCTCGACTATCTCGAACATCATCCGGTCAATATTGTTTTGAGTGATATTCGTATGCCGGATATGGATGGGTTGTCCCTGCTTAACGAAATTCACGAGCACTATCCGGAAACCCGCGTTGTCATGGTGACGGCGCATGGCGAAGTGGAAACCTATCTTGAAGCGGTAAATCTCGGCGCGTGTGATTTTGTCCACAAGCCGGTTCGTTTCAACGAGTTGAAACTGGTACTGGAAAAACTGTCGATAACACATGCGTTGCAGTTATCCTGA